DNA sequence from the Alkaliphilus metalliredigens QYMF genome:
TTCCCTGTCCACTACGGACGTCAAATTCATCTATGAGGGTATCTGAATATTTTCTAATTTCATCAAAATTCAAAATACCATTCTTGGAAAATGGTTCCATAAAGTACTTTTGTAAAACCATGTTTTCTGCCAATGTAAAATCTAGAACGAGTCCATATTTTTGACGATCCTCTGGTATATGTCCGATTCCTTTTAATGTTCTATTTCGGGTGCTTTCATTTTCAATGGAAACCCCATTGAAAATAATGGATCCACTTTGAATTTTCCTAAGACCTGTTATAGCCTCAATTAGCTGTGATTGTCCATTTCCATCGATCCCCGCAACACACAGGATTTCACCTGCACGAACTTTTAAGCTTAGACCTTTGACTGCATCTAATTTACGGTTGTCCTTTACAACTAAGTTCTTAATCTCTAACACAACATCAGTGGGCTTGGCTTCGTCTTTTATGACTTCAAAGCTCACCTCACGACCCACCATCATCTCGGCCATTTTTTCTTCGTCTGTATCAGAAACTTCAACCGTTCCAATATACTTACCTCTACGAAGGACTGTACATCTATTGGCTACTTCTTTAATCTCTCTTAACTTATGTGTAATTAAAATAATGGTTTTACCCTCTTTGATGAGCTCTTTCATTATTTTCATTAAATCTCTAATCTCTTGTGGTGTTAAGACCGCTGTTGGTTCATCGAAGATGAGGATCTCAGCATTTCGATATAGCATCTTCAGTATTTCTACTCTTTGTTGCATTCCTACTGATATATCCTGAATCTTTGCGTTAGGATTTACCTTTAACCCATAACGCTCACTGATCTCCGTTACTTTATTTGTTGCTTTTTTAATGTCTATTCTTCCAAAAGATTTTTTAGGCTCCATGCCTAGAATAATGTTTTCTGTTACTGTAAAGTCCTCAACTAATTTGAAATGCTGATGTACCATTCCGATTCCATAGTCATTGGCAGCATTTGGGTTGTTGATTTTCACTTCTTCTCCATTG
Encoded proteins:
- a CDS encoding ABC transporter ATP-binding protein; protein product: MAYAIEMLGITKEFPGIKANDNVTLQVEKGEIHALLGENGAGKSTLMSILFGLYQAEEGTIKVNGEEVKINNPNAANDYGIGMVHQHFKLVEDFTVTENIILGMEPKKSFGRIDIKKATNKVTEISERYGLKVNPNAKIQDISVGMQQRVEILKMLYRNAEILIFDEPTAVLTPQEIRDLMKIMKELIKEGKTIILITHKLREIKEVANRCTVLRRGKYIGTVEVSDTDEEKMAEMMVGREVSFEVIKDEAKPTDVVLEIKNLVVKDNRKLDAVKGLSLKVRAGEILCVAGIDGNGQSQLIEAITGLRKIQSGSIIFNGVSIENESTRNRTLKGIGHIPEDRQKYGLVLDFTLAENMVLQKYFMEPFSKNGILNFDEIRKYSDTLIDEFDVRSGQGSLSEARGMSGGNQQKAIIAREVERSPALLIAAQPTRGLDVGAIEYIHERLVKERDSGKAVLLMSLEMEEVLNLSDRIAVIYEGEIVGIVKADEINENQLGLMMAGSKKGDVVSDE